From the Finegoldia magna ATCC 29328 genome, the window TGATAATACGATTTCTACTAAAAATCCCGAGAACAACAAGAATACGACATATGTTATTAGCGTGAACAGTCTATTGTTTTTCACTTTATAATGATTGAGCAGCTGTGATAAGAGCTAGCTTGTACACGTCTTCTTCGTTGCAACCACGAGACAAATCGTTAACTGGTTTTGCCATTCCTTGAAGGATTGGTCCTATTGCTTCGAATTTTCCTAATCTTTGAGCGATTTTGTATCCGATGTTACCTGCTTGTAAATCTGGGAATACGAACACATTTGCATTACCTGCTACGTTTGATCCTGGAGCTTTTTGTTTTCCTACAGATTCAACGATACTTGCGTCAAATTGCAATTCGCCATCAATTGGAAGATCTGGTGCCATTTCTTGAGCGATTTTAGTAGCGTTGGCAACTTTTTCTGCAAATGGATGTTTTGCAGAGCCTTTTGTGGAGAATGAAAGGAATGCAACTTTTGGATCTATATCGTATAGTTTCGCAGTTTCTGCACTTACAACGCCAACTTCTGCCAATTGTTCTTCGGACAATTCGATGTTGATTGCGATGTCAGAGAATACGTATCTTTCACCGTTTGGTCCAATCATAACCATTGCTCCTGATACAAGTTTTGTGCCTGGTTTTGTTTTGATGATTTGAAGTGCAGGTTTTACAGTGTCTCCAGTTGAGTGAACAGCACCTGACACAAGACCGTCTACTTCATCACAATAAAGCATCATTGTTCCGTAGTAGTTCACGTCTTTAAGCATTGTTCTTGCTTGTTCTTCAGTGTTTTTGCCTTTACGTCTTTCAACAAATTTGTCTACTTTTTCATCGAAATCAGAAGCTGTAAGTGGATTGATGATTTTAACCCCTTCGATGTTCAAGTTTTCTTTTTTTGCTAATTCTTTTATTTTGTCTTCGTCACCTAAAATTACAGGAGTTATGATTTTTTCTTCGTTCAATCTCGCTACTGCTTTTAAAATTCTCAATTCTTCTCCTTCAGGAAATACTATCTTTAAGTTTTTGCCTGAAATTTTTGATTTCAATGATTCAAATATATCCATTTTCTTCTCCTTTATTACAATGTTCTATTTTAAAGCTTTCTTCAAAGCTTCATTTTCTTCTTCGCTTAGTTTTTCGCTACATTTAGCGTTTGTTATGATTTTGATGTAGCTTGTAGATTGTTCTCTTCCGAAAATCGATGTGATTATTAGCCCGTTGTCATTGGCATCCAACAAACATAGTGAATACGAGAGTTTGTTAGTCAAATACTCAAACGCATCATAGTTAACAAGGCCGATTTTTTGAAGTGATATTGCTTGTAAAGTTTCCACAGATTCCAATGTTTTGGACAATTCTTCGATTCTTTTTTGATTTGCCACGATATCTGTAGAATTTTGGTTTAAAATATCTTCAATGTCACCATCTTGTGCTCTGAAAAGCGCATCATATCTTCTTTTAACCCTGTTGACTTTCTTGTTGACGATGTTGATTTTGCGGAAATTTATCACGGAAACTAATACCACAAACACCATAAGAATTATCAATATTGTGTTCATAGCACTAGATTGCCCCATTTTTGTCTCCTCTGTTGATTTCTTTCAACGCTTCAATCGCCTTGTCCACTTCTTCTTCAGTGTTGAAATGGCCAAATGAGAACCTAACAGCACCGATGTCTTGTGTGTGAATAGTCTTGTGAGCAAGCGGCGCACAGTGAATTCCAGCTCTCGTTGCGATATCGTATTTGTCATCTAGGATGTATGCCAACTGGCTAGAGCCTATTCCTTCGACATTTACAGGCACAACCGGTCCTTGGTGTTCATCCAAACTTCCGTACATTGTGATTCCTTTTTCATC encodes:
- the pta gene encoding phosphate acetyltransferase, which encodes MDIFESLKSKISGKNLKIVFPEGEELRILKAVARLNEEKIITPVILGDEDKIKELAKKENLNIEGVKIINPLTASDFDEKVDKFVERRKGKNTEEQARTMLKDVNYYGTMMLYCDEVDGLVSGAVHSTGDTVKPALQIIKTKPGTKLVSGAMVMIGPNGERYVFSDIAINIELSEEQLAEVGVVSAETAKLYDIDPKVAFLSFSTKGSAKHPFAEKVANATKIAQEMAPDLPIDGELQFDASIVESVGKQKAPGSNVAGNANVFVFPDLQAGNIGYKIAQRLGKFEAIGPILQGMAKPVNDLSRGCNEEDVYKLALITAAQSL
- a CDS encoding DUF4446 family protein, giving the protein MGQSSAMNTILIILMVFVVLVSVINFRKINIVNKKVNRVKRRYDALFRAQDGDIEDILNQNSTDIVANQKRIEELSKTLESVETLQAISLQKIGLVNYDAFEYLTNKLSYSLCLLDANDNGLIITSIFGREQSTSYIKIITNAKCSEKLSEEENEALKKALK